The genomic segment ACATGTAAAGGTTTCAATTTTTCCGTTCTTTTGAGTCTTGTAATGATTTACTTTATCACTCTGCAATTCTTTGAGCTGCTTTTAATTGTTCTATATGTTAGGAAATTGCATGCTACATGGGTCTGGAACTTGGAAAGATCAAGATTAAGCGTTTTGCCGATGGAGAGATATATGTTCAGTTGCAAGAGAGTGTTCGAGGGTGTGATGTATTCCTTGTGCAACCCACTTGCCCTCCAGCAAATGAAAATCTCATGGAGCTTCTGATAATGATCGATGCTTGTCGAAGGGCTTCGGCTAAAAACATCACTGCGGTGATTCCATATTTTGGATATGCCAGGGCTGATAGAAAGGTGACATTGTGTAATAATCACATGATCTAGAAGCCTATTAGTATGAGTGTCACAATACTGAAGAAATTGTTCGGTTACTCATCACTAGTTATTCCCCAtgtttatatataatatgtacAATTAAACATCCACATCTCTGTTGCTAGGCAACTAAGTAATTCTGCTAAAATTTTGTTCTGATGTTCATTTCTTATTTTGGTAAATATATTGGGAAAAAAGAAGAGACGTGCTTTTGCGTCCGATTAAGTACAACTCTTTCACCAATATTTAGTTGGGTGTGGCTGAAATTTTCCAATTAAAATCGTGCGGAGCATAGTCTATAATGAtgattatatttaaatttgattgttTCAGACCCAAGGGCGTGAATCCATTGCTGCCAAACTTGTTGCAAATTTGATAACAGAAGCAGGTGCAAATCGGGTTCTTGCTTGTGATCTTCATTCTGGGCAGTCCATGGGCTATTTTGATATTCCCGTTGATCATGTATATGGTCAGGTAAAATATATTAACTATTGTACTTATGATTTCTCTTACTTATTATTTACCGAGAACAGTGTTTGGCTCTAACAAGGAATGTCAATCCTGTTCCTGGAACATGATTTTTCACTATAGGGCTAAACTAGGATGTTGAGGACTCCTGGGTACTCATGTCTTTGTTATTTCTTAGTATAGTCAATTAAGACTCTTGAAAATTTTCTTCAAATTATGCAGTTAACATGCCAGTTAATTCATGGGTATTCTAGTTGTATGAAGGTCTGGTTTCTATTTGGTCACCAATGTGATTGATGGGTCCATGCTTTTATGGATTTTGTCAAGGTTATAGACATTTTACCCTTTATACATATGTtctgattattaattaatttactgATCAATGATTGGGAGTCATCTCTGTTGCATTTTGTGATCATCTTGTGTCTGTGAAGCAATATTCTTTATTTGCGTGTTCCCATATAGTCAGTCTACTAATTTGCACTTTTTGACTTTGCACAATCAGCCTGTAATACTCGACTATCTTGCAAGCAAGACTATATGTTCTGATGATTTGGTGGTGGTCTCACCGGATGTCGGGGGAGTTGCTAGGGCACGTGCTTTTGCAAAAAAGTTATCTGATGCTCCTCTAGCCATCGTGGATAAAAGGCGTCATGGGCACAATGTTGCTGAGGTACAACGCATGCAAGTTGAGGCTACTATTGCCATAGTTACTGATGTTCCTTCTCATTTTGGTCGACTTTTTAGTGTTTAATGATAGGTTATTAAAGGTTTTCCATGGTACGTGTAGTTTTGCTATTTCTTGATGTGATAAACTGAATGATTAGGATTCCAATACCGTTTTATCTAAATCTGAAGAATAATTTCGATTACTATGAAACAAGTAAAATTTAGAAGACTATTTGATGTTTATGTTTATAAATTTGATGCTTACCGCTTACCTTAGTTATACAAATTTTCATTCTATAAATCTCAGGCCTGCATGTCAAGACACACTCATTAGAAAAATGCCCCACTACCTAAATAGCTTTCCAAAACCTTGGCTATATCATAGTATGGCATTGATTTGCTATTCCTTTCTCTTTACAACATGCAAGATATCTTTGCTTTATAGCAATTTGGTGATTTATCTACTATCTCCCTCTTCTCCTTTCCTGTTCTTTTTTCTACAactatttcattatttatttttaattaatattattaaattacaTTTAACTGCAGGTTATGAATTTGATAGGTGACGTGAAAGGAAAAGTAGCAGTGATGGTAGATGACATGATCGACACAGCTGGTCAGTTATTTGGGTTCTAGTGTACATTTTTCTTTCAAGTTGTGATTCAACTTCTTCTGAGAATATTTGGAAAaagtaataataaataattctgttaaatttatttttggtaaAGGTATTTCTCCAGATAGTCTTTCAGTAACATAATTATATGGAAAAGGTGGAATTAGTCCAATAAGGTATATGGATCTTGTTTATGATAATAAATTTCTGGCCCATATAATTCCTGGTCAAAATAACATGGTAAGGAAAAAAGTTGCTCAAAGAAAAATATTCTGCAGTTGAGTTTGTGAATGCAAGATACTGTATGGTGAATATATATGATTTGATAAAAGACTTGATCAAGCATATTGTCTTGCAATCCTTTGGTTTGATAGTGTTTCTTGCATTCCTTTGGTTTGATAGTGTTAATTGTTCGTTTGGTGGGTTATAGGGACTATTTCCAAAGGTGCAGCTTTGTTACATCAAGAAGGCGCCAGGGAAGTCTATGCATGCACTACACATGCTGTTTTTAGGTATGTGGATTACCCCTGGCACATGAATCTTCACTAAATATTCTGATGtggaatattatgatattttctTATAAATTTATAAGAAGCTCTAAGTCTTCTAAGTCATTCTTGGAGGTTCATTAAATATGTACAGATGAGTAGTTGCAGCTTTTGGACCTGAAGGTTCAAATGTTGTTTAGGGTAGATATACTTCAGCACCTGTCTGCTGTTCTCCCTTGGGTGTTCTTAATAAATTTAAGTCCATTTACAAGGTTTGGCTTTAAATTTACTTAATGAGAATAATTAAAGTTTGAAACGTGGTAGGCGCTCTAAAATCATATGTAAACACTTCTTATTTTCTCATGGGTTGAAGATGACTGTTAGGATTACTGTGCATCTACATGAACTTTTGACAAATCCAATGTGATAAAACTTAAGAAATGTTTACTGCTCGTGCATCTATTTGTCATGTACATTCCTTATTATTATCATTCTTTGCAGCCCTCCTGCAATAGAGAGGTTGTCAAGTGGTTTATTTCAAGAGGTGATCATAACAAATACCATTCCAGTGTCAGAACGGAACTATTTTCCGCAGCTCACTATTTTGTCAGTAGCAAATCTTCTTGGAGAGACCATATGGCGTGTTCATGACGACTGTTCTGTGAGTAGTATATTTCAGTAAAATTGGATTAGCAGGGATAAAAATGTGAATTATTTCATTCTACCAATTATAAAAGcttaattaaatcaatttttttatagaagatttgTTGAACACATTTGGCTGCCTTTTTAATCTTTTGTTGATGCATTCAACTTGAAGAATTGTGTAGTGCTATTCTGAAGTGAATAAAAAGGTTGACGACCTCCTAGATGAAGGGGGTGAAACATATTATCCTGTGAATTTTGATGTTTTTCAGAACTAAGATATTTCCTGTGCTCATTATTCTGATTCTGTATGTAATCCTTACTTCAATTAGAGGTATATTAACTGTAGTCATCTTGGTGTGGGGAGTTGTGGTAATGATCTTTACATAGTTAACATTTACTTTTGGGAAAAATAGAGCGGAGGAGTTATTCCAGGTTGAATTTTCTGATTCTCAGGGTGGCTATGAACCTTATTCCACCTTGGGCATTGACTGATTGATCCAAGATGGTGGCGTGCCCCCTCCCTCCCAGCATATCCCCTACTCCGCCATTAACTACCTCGTTGGGGTATGAGATGTTCAGTAACAAAACCAAAAGCTTTGTAGAGAAGAGACACTGGTGCTCGTTAGTTTGTTGGTTGTTCTAAAACTGTACAATTGTGAGAATGATGGACAGACAGACACTCTTAAGTAGGAGCGTTAAGCCGTCAAAGAAAACTATAGGTAAAAGAAATTGTGTTTTGTATGTTTCTTTCTACAAGTGATGTTACTTTTCCTTCTTGATTTTTTGGTTATAGATACTGAAATCCTCGATGAACATATGCTCAGTCAGGTTCATCTTAATAACAAATCTCTTTGGTCTTCATTTGAAGTTTTTTCTTTCTGTAAGAAGTTAGTTTTGCTTAATTTGTCATATACATGGAGGCAGGAGGAGGATATAACTTAACACTCTTTTGAGGGTAAGAATGagaatatatatatcatatatgatTTTGCTAAAAGGGTGTATAGAGTAGAGCATTTTCATTTATTTTGGTTGGCTGAAAATGAAAATGTTTAGATGATATCTAAACATCCGTTTCCATTTCAGAAAGACAGACCGTTCATTTGTTGCCAAAATTTTTAGGGGCTTAAAACCCTCTAGACAAGTttgatttttattatatatattttttaaaaataaataaagtaaaagtTGATTTTTTCTATTGAAGTTTGACGTTCTCTAATTAAATTTAGGAAAATAAGGATTAGGCTATCATGGTCGATTCtaaaaaaattgtatattttAGGTAAGCACAGTTAGTTGTTATACCGAATCAATTATTCCAATCCAATtacaaaaaatgtttttttttatatatatatatatatatacaactatAATAAGGAAACCCCTATAATAATACTGTCTATAGTACAACTCAATATGAAACATAAGAGGAggaaaatggtaaaaaaaaacatGACAAAACTCAAATCAAAGCTCAAAGCCATTTTTTAGCTCAACCACCACACTGCCATGTGTTGGCCTCAGATTTACTTAGTTGAGCCGAGCCCAGCCAAGCCAGTGGAGTCAAGCCAAGTCGCCTAAGTCATTTTTCCACTTTTGTACATGATTTTTACATATTTTGAGTGatatttttcctataaatagaaagccaaatgaagtgaaaaattatcaaattttaGGAAAGAAAAATACActttattattttgttgtttttcttatttttagtttagttttatttgttttaggtgagaaaaatgaataaactattttagaaatattggtgaggttagagtgtagtttttGTACTTCTCATTCTTAATAGTGATAATGATTCTTTTTTGTGTTTCATCTCCATATCTTATTAATTACTTTGTTTCtcatcttttaattttttttctaaaattatttagcatcttttacacaAGTTCATTCATgattttcttatgtaacttaaattgttaatttattttagtatatttgttacattttatgttttttactgcattctgtcgCTATAGGTATTTTGTCgctatttgatatatgatatgatatTGTAAGAGTCAATTTATTCTAGAACAATTAATTTGTgattttaacatatatatatatatatcttccagATACAATCAATAGCGTAGAATTGCATCTGTGTTTTGAATTATTATCAATGTTAGAATATGCTTTACAacactgcatctctaccttgccatgctttttatttgattaatttcCTCAATctatcaatttaattttacaaaaattcatCTCTTCAATTATATAATTTCTCTATTTTCGTCTTTAACtttactaatctaatctttaATTGTGTTTgtctctctgtggatacgacatagcccgttTACTACTGCGACCGCAAGGTGAATTATTGGACGATATCATTTTTACTTTTTGAATcccattatattaaaaaaaaaatgcaataaaatCTTAATGATATGAATGGTGGTATAAATCGGGGAGGTTAGAATTTGTTTTGTGTTGACGTAGATTCAACACCAAGACTCATAATGCAATAAATTTGAAAAACACTAATATAAACCAAAACTTTGTTGAACGTAGATTCAACACCAAAACTCACGGATGCAACAAATCTGGAAAAACATAAATGCAAACCATAACTTAATTCAAACAGTTAGAGTGCAAAGCGAAATGGAAAACAAATAATGGAAAGAACACACCGAAATTATCCTGGTTCAACAACAATTTGTTGCCTACATCTAGCAGAGCAAAGCTAGTCCACTATAAAGATCAGATTACAAGCCTAATCACAGAGATTTCAACTCTTCTTTGGGCAACTATTTCTTGGGTGCAAAACCCAGCCAAAGCTTCTCTTGAACCATATGCCTTAACTCTCACATAATACTCCAAGAACTCTCAATCACTAAGAAGAAACTCTCTCCGCATATACATATCTCTCTATGTACTTTCTAAAAGATGAATACATCTCACAAATGAAATAAAATGACTAACTTATATAGTCACTTGACACCTTGACAACTAAATATTATTacaactaaataataataattaggttTGTTATAAACAAATGAAAAGTTGCGAGAATTAGTACTGTTACTATGGtaaacaatgttaataaacaatacacataatcatttgtcatcattttttttatttttttatttttttttctattcaatgtaaaaatacttattttataaaaaatcaaataagttATGTTAAACTATTTTAACGAACATCTTTTTCAACGGATTCTTGACATaactttttcttcaaaatccAAAATGTTGTTCTTTTATTAGTTGACTTATTCATTTAACAATAAACTAATATGTTTATCATATTACACAATTTAATACTTACATTGTTTTTACCATCAAAACTATCattgtaaatgtttattttttttattacatataaacatacattttGAATTATTTCCTTGAAAAAACTAAAATGTACATATaggaattaattaaactaaaatgtTTATTATGTACTCAATTTGTTACGTAAAACTATTTTAAGGAACATTTTTTTCAACAATCTATaaacaaaacaatttttttaagaATGAAAATATTGTTCTTTTACTAGTTCACTTATTGATTTAATAATAAACCAATTTGTTTATTATATTACACAATTTAACACTTATAACTATTTTGATCATCAAAACAAACATTGTAAATGTTATTTCTTATATAACATATATGATTATTGTCTTACAACACATTGATAACAAAAATCAACATCCTaatgaaaaaatataaatatttgtgtATATGAATTGACAGCTTTCATCCAAAcctgttttttaaaaaatatataattagtcaaccatatataaagatatatggagattataaaaaaaaaacataaacaaaaaagttaaataaaataaagtagaaAAATGATAGAACCAAATGGTATATCAAACTGTTaccacaataatatatatatatatggtgattattaaaaaatatataaacaaaatagTTAATACTAAAACTAAACATTAACTAAACAAAAATGTTTATAAGCAGCATAAAGATTAAAGATATTgattcaaaataaataatttgaaagGTTGattcaaaataaagattaaaaagttacaataaaaaatctaaaacaaATTAACAAAACAGTTTATAACAAATTGTACACCAAatgcaataaaataaaataaataaaacagaTTATGACTTATaaaaattgttcaattaaaaaaaatctaaaatgttTATAAACATTAGAAATActaatattttgattaaaaaaattaatgaaatggttaattcttataaagaaaaaaataacaataaaaaatttattacaaATCAATAAAATAGTTTATAGCAGATTGAATagcaatattaatattaatataatgaaataaataaCTAAACAGTTTATGACATGTGAAcattaaacaataaaaaaaaacctaTGTTTATAAACATTATAAAATTAAACATGATTCAAAATAAATCAATGGGATGGTTGATTCTTAGAAAAACTTATAAtgtggaagaaaaaaaattaaacaaacccATAACAAATCAAcaaaatactctaatccttaaaCTTATAAAAGAAAacgaaataaacaaaaaaaaattaactaaaaatcaaacCTTTAATTTAGACAGCCACAATGGCTCCATCACACTATAGCGAGCATGGGGTGTGGGTAGGagtggcaatttgggtcacgacacgatgacacgacacgattaaggtaaacacgaacacgacacgtttaataatcgtgtcgtgttcatgtttaccttaatcgtgtcgtgtcataatcatgttaacccatttaataatcgtgtcgtgtcataatcgtgtcagacacgataacatGAATAATTTgtataggttttatgatttttttcgtatagttatgattaatcgtgtcataatcgtgttcgtgtcgtgttcgtgttcgtatttttgacacgtttaataatcgtgtcgtgttcgtgtttaccttaatcgtgtcatgTCGACACGAATCtaacacgtttacacgaattgccagCCCTAAGTGTGGGGGTACTAGATTTGATGCACGAAATTTGAGGAATGCAATTGTAttgtcctactaatccaggaccgttacaccatgtgttaaaatagtacttaactcgttaagcgagtcatttggacttaaaagtgtaattaaggttaaacAATAGTTtcggtattaaaaattttggtcaatgaagttaaaattttcattaaaaaggctTGActatgtacaagggatcccaaatgttttaaataaaaaatacggTTACAACAAAATTACAGAactagctgacctaagcggcaaaatcgaACCAATAACTCTTATTCCTTAAAAGTatctcaaccgtggtggccgagcaggccGAGTATGTGTGTGCCACCCCTGGTGCTCTACAACTCATGGCGGTCTAGTTTTCCTTTgatcttacctgcaccacaaaacaCCCGTGatccaagacccagcaagaaaacttaatcaagtaagacatatattcatataagcatttatatcacatacatgcttTATAAGTCATAACCAGATGCATACCATACCCCTGTAATGGCCCCGCCACTATGGCCTACATTATGCACGTAGTGCTGATAACGGCATCCCAACCGATCAATCAcaagaaacaaccaatcattatAAACGGTTATAACAACATATGCTTATATAAAGCAAAACATTTAACTTTAAACAGATTCATGGCACAGTCACACCCACGTTCGATAATTAGGGCTCAAGCCCTACACTCGGTGCATGTGCcacctgtaatgccctacttccttagagtcgttactaagtgagtttaaaatgtgcaattaactcgctaaccgaggttttaggttaaaagtgttgctaaactgtaataaaagtcatataatttgaaaatgtaatcattgactgaaaattataaagcgttaaacatttgggatcccaaaatactgtttggaaatatttacaactcaaaaatatgattaaagtcgactaaacgacaaaattcagactaatacaaaacatctctcaaaaatacccctggccgtgatagccaggcaggccaaacatgtacacgtcgcttcacgctttccgtactcatggttggtcgaccttcccctttcccttacctgcaccatagagcacccgtgagccgaagcccagcaagaaaactctacacaagcaatcaacatatgcatatctatcaatcagtaTATAAtaaaaccgccaacaggctaaacacataacggtcatgctgtcccaagcgctttaccaggccctgggtttgtggtctacaccgtgaggatatcccaggtatccaataggggtctcaccctggcaactcgcactctgcgtgcttaacgctgctcccaaccccttgccatactcggcctttgctgttctcggccttcaccgttcccggcccttgtcgttcattcacaaatatgcacacatagcataatttaacaaatacttaaacatacataaacataatcaatggggctacgccctgcatcacaatcacatagggtcgtgccctgcaatacaaactatagggtcaggccctgctctacaggtacaacatttttcttacctgtgtcccgaacTTTCCGaccaccgatatcccgagcacagtcccctagtccgagccttgctGAAAATCTAGCCACAatgcatcaacaacatccatccatcaagttctattccattatataactttgggttataattctagtctccgagaccttgaattctatcaatctgggtgataaaatccatcccgagccttaacttttggattcctgaGTGTAAtggcccaaatttcctaataaggtttaggaccttgattaggaggtcgggagggccataattgatttattatgttattaaatgataatatgcatgtttaggtggattaaatatgcatgtgaacccatttttgagtaatttggtgattttcatattttttccatttcgggcatatatgtgatatgtgtgtggtgctttattattatttggttacgctagggttactcagcacaagatgatcctaggagataagctagtgggaaagtcataacgggatttattcttgactcggagtgagtcaaagggtatttagagcattaccgggttattgggtaatgggaataaatatttgatgataaattgggagttagtaagatcagggggaaattctggaggttttgactatttttcccccggggatGTTTTCAGGACCCCAAGCGTTatgatttgtttgaggctacttaagcttgaagtaaccttttaagaaataaaaagaacgtttagaacgttctctctccctcaaagttccattttcgtctcccaatcgcattttcgaagtaaacttgagttctaggactcggattcaagcgaggatcgaggcataacgatcctaggaaagattagaagcttattagccgaatgatttagttgggaaacaactcaatcggaggtaatccaagttttaaattctaagtttttaaagtttttaagcttgaattggattttgtgttttgatgagtttttgatttgattgaggcttgggttttgttggttttggatcatggggatgtttgggaactttgattttgggatttggatatgtttgggtaggtttttgaaaggtttttaaatgaaaaaatggaggttttttggctgggttcgaggttgagacgcgactctgttcttgggcaccgtggctcaagcttgaagaagctggtggtttGGGGCTGATGGGCTATTTGAGTTATGGCTCTATTGGGTAGAGTTGTGGCTCTAATTGCTGTCAGAGAAgatttttgggcctgacttgagtgAGGCTACGACTCTAATGTTTGGGGCCGCGACTCAAAAggggaaaaatggccaaaatgggtttttagtcatgggaactcaaaccttaggcctcgggatcgatcttactacccggtttggtaggattcaacGTCTCGGAGGCTATGACTTGgtccggaagtatttatttattcattttgatgaggttttatattatggttgtgactaggttatcactaggggcttgaaatcaagatcatgcttgtggctcatttattggtaacctgtgcttggaccagaggtaagaaaactgcaccctatgtatatgacatgcatggttattcttgatgcatgttggatgtttaaatgtgacatgcatggttattattgaggcatgtcaagtgattaaatgtgatgcatgtgttgcatgagaaacatgtaATTAGGGCAtgttatgaatattgaatatgagatggTTCAAAGCttaagtctctgtgtttatgcatgatcctaattatgctagtaattgttaagtaagcatgctgaatgccttgtattaagatatttgacatatgatatatgtttggtagcattgcttacttgtgtatggcactgactagtcagggtcggcactggtcgcgtattactgacctaagagccagaaacggcataagcgtcttgaatgctaggccgataaaagattagatctaatcattatcaacgttgaatgactctgggagcattgatgttggaccgacccgaaggtcgatgaaaattataagtgtttgactagtctaggactaattactcagagccaaggccaaaagcctaggtgattgtttgtcgcgtggctagggagcggaatcccatggttgtgactctatggtcatgcgctaggttatattggtgactagttcatcaaacacctatcttgtttaagctagtgaaatgatcacttatctacaaagccccggtgaccctatcgtcacatggctaatgggaacggaacccaccttagtgattATTACAActatcactcttctatttggggctaaaagcccaggatgattattatgatcatcagttgatgttgtatattcatcattacATGAACTCATTTGcttgcttgaatagggctatattttctaggcgtgtgccttatgatttgatgtcatgatatgactgttcatgagcatattgagttttcttgttgggcttcggctcacgggtgctatgtggtgcaggtaagggaaaaagaaagctggaccatctttgagttggagaccttaggtgacgatgtgtacatatgcggctgctcgaccaccacggccgagggttgaaagaggaactagggttaaaccttgttttgccacttagatcggctggttgtaaatattttcttgtaatagatctttaaattatatttttgggatcccaatgtatacagtaaacgttctaatgaaacgttatatcttcaCCAAAAATTTCAATCCCTaacccgctaatcatacttagttacacgtttatggccaaacgactcgattagcgagtttag from the Humulus lupulus chromosome X, drHumLupu1.1, whole genome shotgun sequence genome contains:
- the LOC133807344 gene encoding ribose-phosphate pyrophosphokinase 1, whose amino-acid sequence is MASLLHSTPSPTSLFPINPSRSRYRFASPSRYQNAVRCNVVEPLKYENGRPRIPLLSGPEMALPNMLAPRMNLENAMNRNDTRLRIFSGTANPALSQEIACYMGLELGKIKIKRFADGEIYVQLQESVRGCDVFLVQPTCPPANENLMELLIMIDACRRASAKNITAVIPYFGYARADRKTQGRESIAAKLVANLITEAGANRVLACDLHSGQSMGYFDIPVDHVYGQPVILDYLASKTICSDDLVVVSPDVGGVARARAFAKKLSDAPLAIVDKRRHGHNVAEVMNLIGDVKGKVAVMVDDMIDTAGTISKGAALLHQEGAREVYACTTHAVFSPPAIERLSSGLFQEVIITNTIPVSERNYFPQLTILSVANLLGETIWRVHDDCSGGYEPYSTLGID